In Ptychodera flava strain L36383 chromosome 17, AS_Pfla_20210202, whole genome shotgun sequence, one genomic interval encodes:
- the LOC139116371 gene encoding uncharacterized protein, which translates to MLVTMVMAFLLHNRIYDNFLELNLDEQHVADVLCIASVYSLLQFCSVGITYCIAMTITNFERHQHQRQYEHSLHAKQVVLIVVGIFSPIVFVLGKAVIARYLTPADCVTVPKIADYLRILLVEMVYPCWLDQLNPGTGPRTTEVTFDSCIKMTVHVVIATIMAFSVVTINWLIKRFRRMQLSR; encoded by the exons ATGCTG GTGACAATGGTTATGGCATTTCTCCTCCACAACCGAATATACGACAACTTCTTGGAATTAAATTTGGACGAACAACATGTAGCTGATGTGCTGTGTATCGCTTCAGTTTACTCGTTGCTACAGTTTTGTTCGGTCGGAATTACCTATTGCATCGCTATGACAATTACAAACTTCG AAAGACACCAACATCAAAGGCAATATGAGCACTCATTGCATGCCAAGCAAGTTGTCCTGATCGTGGTAGGAATATTTTCTCCAATCGTCTTTGTCTTGGGAAAAGCAGTGATTGCCAG ATATCTCACGCCTGCTGACTGTGTCACGGTCCCAAAGATTGCAGATTATCTAAGAATCTTACTCGTTGAAATGGTGTATCCCTGCTGGCTGGATCAGCTCAACCCTGGCACTGGCCCTAGAACAACAGAAGTCACCTTTGACAGCTGTATTAAAATGACTGTTCACGTAGTTATTGCCACCATTATGGCTTTCAGTGTTGTTACCATCAATTGGCTAATAAAAAG GTTTAGAAGAATGCAGCTTTCCCGTTAA